A single genomic interval of Xyrauchen texanus isolate HMW12.3.18 chromosome 48, RBS_HiC_50CHRs, whole genome shotgun sequence harbors:
- the LOC127639389 gene encoding uncharacterized protein LOC127639389: MAEQRHAGGSQGSGHNDAISVELGKMIMERLLSKLQYAMSRQPLDLDYFQFVCNHELLFITSVYNQITVPEELFHELLTLKNTVERHIENNSAPITTLVVQYGVKGPPKFIISREHLQKLVNMQLSVPFIAKLLGVSTRTINRRLNEYGISVKDTYSKITDEELDNLVSSVKAESPHLGHRMMKGRLQALGHRVTWTRVWDSMHRVDSAGILARMTQLRCIVRRTYSVRGPLHVVHIDTNHKLIRYGLVIFGAIDGYSRKIMYLGAATDNKAATALGFFLQSVEKHGFPLRVRGDQGVENVEIARCMFSVRGCGRGSYMSGKSVHNQRIERLWRDIWMAVTNIFYDVLHTLEEEGLLDPTNSLHLFCCHFVFLPRLKANLESFTCGWNSHPLRTEGNLSPNQMWEIGLFQNPVTPPESENVQDEDSDWDTASPDQPSRGIVVPPVECPLTEEHMAQLQTVIDPTSQSQNYGRDKYLAVLNFVLLHS, translated from the exons atggctgagcagaggcatgcaggtggatctcag GGCAGTGGGCACAATGATGCCATCAGTGTTGAACTGGGAAAGATGATAATGGAGAGACTGCTCTCCAAACTGCAGTATGCAATGAGTCGCCAACCATTGGATTTAGACTACTTTCAGTTTGTATGCAACCACGAGCTTCTTTTCATCACCTCTGTGTATAATCAAATTACAGTCCCAGAAGAACTTTTTCATGAACTCTTAACCTTAAAAAACACAGTGGAGAGGCATATTGAAAATAACAGTGCACCCATAACTACCCTTGTAGTGCAATATGGAGTAAAGGGACCTCCAAAGTTTATTATTTCCAGAGAGCATCTTCAGAAACTAGTGAATATGCAGCTGTCTGTTCCATTTATTGCCAAGCTCCTTGGTGTTTCAACAAGGACTATCAATCGTCGTCTCAATGAGTATGGCATTTCTGTAAAAGACACCTACTCTAAGATCACAGATGAGGAGCTTGACAATTTAGTCAGTTCGGTAAAGGCTGAAAGTCCACACCTAGGGCATAGAATGATGAAAGGAAGGTTGCAAGCACTGGGTCACCGTGTGACATGGACGAGAGTATGGGATTCCATGCATCGAGTGGACTCTGCTGGAATACTTGCAAGAATGACACAGTTGAGGTGTATAGTCAGAAGGACTTATTCTGTGCGGGGCCCTCTTCATGTTGTTCATATAGACACAAACCACAAGCTTATAAG GTATGGCCTTGTGATTTTCGGTGCCATTGATGGCTACTCCAGAAAG ATCATGTACCTTGGAGCTGCTACAGATAACAAAGCAGCAACTGCCCTTGGTTTTTTCCTTCAGTCAGTGGAGAAACATGGGTTTCCATTAAG AGTTCGAGGAGACCAAGGAGTAGAAAATGTGGAGATCGCTAGGTGCATGTTTTCCGTGCGAGGCTGTGGGAGGGGAAGTTACATGTCAGGAAAAAGCGTGCATAACCAGCG CATTGAACGCCTTTGGCGTGACATATGGATGGCAGTTACAAACATCTTCTATGATGTCTTACACACTCTTGAGGAGGAAGGGTTACTTGATCCAACCAACAGCCTGCACctgttttgttgtcattttgtgTTCCTGCCTCGCCTCAAGGCCAACCTTGAATCCTTCACTTGTGGTTGGAATAGCCATCCTCTCCGAACAGAGGGGAATCTGAGCCCCAACCAAATGTGGGAAATTGGGCTCTTTCAAAACCCTGTCACTCCTCCAGAATCTGAG AATGTGCAAGATGAAGACTCTGACTGGGACACAGCCAGTCCAGACCAGCCATCCAGAGGAATTGTAGTTCCTCCAGTTGAATGCCCTTTGACTGAAGAACATATGGCCCAGCTTCAAACTGTTATTGACCCAACCTCGCAATCTCAGAATTATGGGAGGGACAAATATTTAGCTGTACTAAATTTTGTGCTCCTTCATTCTTAA